The genome window GTGCGCGAGGATTACGTCGAGGAGATCAGCGACAAGGATCTGATCGAGGCCGCGATCAAAGGCATGCTGAACAGTCTGGATCCGCATTCGGCCTATATGGACGAGGAAACCTTCCAGGCCATGCAAACCCATACCCGCGGCGAGTTCGGCGGGCTTGGGATCGAGGTCAGCATGGATGAAAGTGGATTTGTCCGGGTCGTCTCGCCGATTGACGACACGCCGGCGGACCGGGCCGGTATCGAGGCCGGGGACCTGATTTCCCATCTCGACGGTGATGCGGTGAAGGGCCTGACACTGAACGAGGCCGTCGAGAAGATGCGCGGCCCGGTCGGTGCCGAAATCGTGCTGACCATCCTGCGGGAAGGCGTCGCGGAGCCCTTCGATATCACCATTACCCGCGACAAAATCCAGATTCAGTCGGTGCGCAGCCGTCTGGAAGGGGATGTCGGATATATCCGCATCACCAGCTTCTCCGGTCAGACGCAAAGCGGCCTGGAACGCGCAATCGATGAGATCAAGCAGGAAGCCGGCGACGGCCTCTTGGGCTACGTCCTGGACCTGCGAAACAATCCGGGTGGCCTGCTGAACCAGGGCGTGTCCGTTTCCGACACCTTCCTGGAGCGCGGCGAAATCGTCTCCACCCGCGGTCGCGACCCGGAGGAAATCCAGCGCTTCCAGGCGACGCCGGGCGATCTTACCGACGGCCTGCCGATCGTGGTGCTGATCAATGGCGGCTCCGCCAGTGCATCGGAAATCGTTGCCGGCGCCCTTCAGGATCAGCAGCGGGCCATCCTTCTCGGCACACCGACCTTCGGCAAAGGGTCCGTTCAGACGATCACCCCGCTAAGCCGCAACAACGCCGCCATCAAGCTGACCACCCAGCGCTTCTACACCCCCAGCGGCACGTCGATCCAGCAGTTGGGCATCAAGCCGGACATCACCGTCGAACGCGCCCGGGTAGAGGTGATCGACGGCGGTCAGCGGCGTTTCGAGCGCGATCTGGACGGCTCTCTGGAAAACGAGAACGGCGACGTCGAGAATGACGACCGGGCGGCGACCGATACGACGATCGACGACTACCAGCTTGCACGCGCACTCGACCTTGTGCGCGGAATCAGCTTGTATCGGACTCAGTCGTCCAACTAAGTCGCGGCGGGCATTGACGCGGACTCGCATCCTCATCGCGCGGTTCGGTCGCCTGACCGCGCGATGAGGGTTTGTTGTGCAGAAGCCGAACATGGCCGCCATTATCGAGAAGTTGAAAGGGATCGGACCCGCCCTGCGTGCCCGATTGCCCGGAAAGCTGGGCGGCGGCCGTGACAAGGAAGTGGAACCCGATCCCTACGCGGACGTTCCCGACCATCTGAAGCCGACCTTCTTCGAGCGCAACGCTCATATCCTGCCGGTCGTGGCGGCCTATGCGGCACTCTTCCTCGCAGTGGTGGGCATCGGCACCTACCTGTTGCTGAAGTCCGAATCCATCGAAGCAGAACTGGAAGCCAAGATTCCGCGGGTCGAGATGACCGAATTCGATCTCGTCGACAAACGCGGTCAGTCATCAGAGGATTCAGGTGCTGGTGAGGCTGCGGTTCCCGGCGCAGCGTCGGAGGCCCAATCGGACAACACTCCGACCTCCCAGGCGACGGAGACGCAGGAGGCATCGACGACCGAAACCGAGCAGGCGCCCGTCCGGTC of Alphaproteobacteria bacterium contains these proteins:
- a CDS encoding S41 family peptidase, encoding MAAPAPDAFAQDTDKDQPDTFEMLDLFGEVFNRVREDYVEEISDKDLIEAAIKGMLNSLDPHSAYMDEETFQAMQTHTRGEFGGLGIEVSMDESGFVRVVSPIDDTPADRAGIEAGDLISHLDGDAVKGLTLNEAVEKMRGPVGAEIVLTILREGVAEPFDITITRDKIQIQSVRSRLEGDVGYIRITSFSGQTQSGLERAIDEIKQEAGDGLLGYVLDLRNNPGGLLNQGVSVSDTFLERGEIVSTRGRDPEEIQRFQATPGDLTDGLPIVVLINGGSASASEIVAGALQDQQRAILLGTPTFGKGSVQTITPLSRNNAAIKLTTQRFYTPSGTSIQQLGIKPDITVERARVEVIDGGQRRFERDLDGSLENENGDVENDDRAATDTTIDDYQLARALDLVRGISLYRTQSSN